In the Bacillus shivajii genome, one interval contains:
- a CDS encoding M23 family metallopeptidase, which translates to MRKWITRSMLLVPFLFILFQYNIVSAENVQDLSPEDIYEKRMGLYLKAEATSHIPWYYFAAVDSYERGLRRARNDLPEEEGLIAIYFTPEEWAGEQNPNKDDTDPLSISFFDGIGLDGDGDGKAELTNDEDVLHTFSQHLAKFGSSDENIRIALWDNYQRDKAIELVMGHAKVYRQFDTLDLSERAFPMPLNYNYSYRSTWGDRRGWGGNRIHEGTDVFAGHGTPIRATTYGIVELKGWNKYGGWRIGIRDVNNVYHYFAHMSSFAKGIERGSIVEPGTVIGYCGSSGYGKPGTQGKFPPHLHYGMYRDNGFIEWSFDPYPSLRAWEKADRKKK; encoded by the coding sequence ATGAGAAAATGGATAACGAGAAGTATGTTGCTCGTTCCTTTTTTGTTCATTCTTTTTCAATATAACATAGTAAGTGCTGAGAATGTTCAGGATTTATCACCAGAAGATATTTACGAAAAACGAATGGGGCTATACTTAAAAGCAGAAGCAACCTCACATATACCGTGGTACTATTTTGCTGCAGTAGATAGCTACGAAAGAGGATTGCGTAGAGCAAGAAATGACCTTCCCGAAGAAGAAGGCTTGATCGCGATTTATTTTACTCCTGAAGAATGGGCAGGAGAACAAAACCCAAATAAAGATGATACCGATCCACTCTCTATATCCTTCTTTGATGGAATTGGTCTTGACGGAGATGGTGATGGTAAAGCAGAGCTTACGAATGATGAGGATGTTCTTCATACTTTCTCACAACATTTAGCTAAATTCGGTAGCAGTGATGAAAATATTCGAATAGCTCTTTGGGACAATTACCAACGTGATAAAGCAATCGAGTTGGTTATGGGTCACGCAAAAGTGTATCGACAGTTTGATACATTAGACCTTAGTGAACGTGCATTCCCTATGCCACTTAATTATAATTATAGTTATCGCAGTACATGGGGAGACCGAAGAGGATGGGGTGGCAACCGTATCCACGAAGGAACAGATGTATTTGCGGGCCACGGTACTCCTATTAGAGCGACAACTTATGGGATCGTTGAATTAAAAGGCTGGAATAAATACGGAGGTTGGCGCATTGGAATTCGTGATGTAAACAATGTCTACCACTACTTCGCTCATATGAGCAGCTTTGCTAAAGGAATTGAACGAGGAAGTATTGTTGAACCAGGAACAGTTATTGGCTATTGTGGAAGTTCTGGCTACGGAAAACCTGGTACTCAAGGGAAGTTTCCTCCACACCTTCATTATGGAATGTATAGAGATAATGGCTTTATTGAGTGGTCCTTTGATCCTTACCCATCATTACGTGCGTGGGAAAAAGCGGATAGAAAGAAAAAATAA
- a CDS encoding sodium-dependent transporter — MAEREQWATRLGFILAAVGSAVGLGNIWRFSYVAGENGGAAFLLIYILCILLIGLPVILAEFSIGRRGQSDVVGSFTKIAPGKPWALGGIFGVVSAFTILSFYGVIAGWVVYFLYAYVTGIAQGVEGGTYDEFFFGAIGGAVGPVFWQFLFMAIVIFIVFFGVKKGIELSNRIFMPLLAVLIIILAGFALTLDGAGEGLRFMFSPDWSAFGEPGVYAAAIGQAFFTLSLGMGAMITYASYLPKDTKLPSAAGTVVTLDTLFAIVAGIMIFPAVFTFANIDPTDGAGLIFITLPEVFNLMGGAGTFFAIVFFFLVAIAALSSAISLLEVSVAYAMRQFSWNRKKATIVAGVIVTLFGVPSALSYGGPLSDFLIFGMPFLDAVDALTDRYLLALGGMISALFVGWGWNKVDALRETGLTDTTIGAIWIWFIRIVAPLGILWILILNIF, encoded by the coding sequence ATGGCAGAGCGCGAACAATGGGCCACGAGGCTAGGATTTATATTAGCCGCAGTAGGGTCCGCAGTAGGTTTAGGGAACATTTGGCGATTCTCTTATGTCGCTGGTGAAAACGGGGGAGCAGCATTTTTACTTATTTATATTTTATGTATTCTTCTGATCGGTTTACCAGTTATCCTTGCTGAATTTTCCATCGGTCGCAGGGGACAGTCGGATGTCGTGGGATCATTTACAAAAATAGCCCCAGGAAAGCCGTGGGCATTAGGTGGTATCTTTGGTGTTGTCTCAGCATTTACAATTCTATCCTTTTACGGTGTAATCGCCGGTTGGGTTGTTTACTTCTTATATGCTTACGTAACAGGAATTGCGCAAGGTGTTGAAGGTGGAACATACGATGAGTTCTTTTTTGGAGCTATCGGTGGAGCGGTAGGCCCTGTATTCTGGCAGTTCTTATTTATGGCTATTGTTATCTTTATTGTATTTTTTGGTGTAAAGAAAGGTATCGAACTTTCAAACCGTATTTTTATGCCTTTATTAGCAGTTTTAATTATTATCCTTGCAGGCTTTGCTCTTACGCTTGATGGAGCTGGTGAAGGTTTACGCTTTATGTTTAGTCCTGACTGGTCAGCTTTTGGTGAACCAGGTGTTTACGCTGCGGCGATTGGGCAAGCATTCTTCACTTTATCATTAGGTATGGGTGCGATGATCACTTATGCGAGTTATTTACCTAAAGATACGAAGCTTCCAAGTGCAGCGGGTACAGTTGTAACGTTAGATACACTATTTGCAATTGTTGCAGGTATTATGATCTTCCCAGCCGTATTTACGTTTGCAAATATTGATCCAACTGACGGAGCTGGGTTAATCTTTATTACACTCCCTGAAGTATTTAACTTAATGGGTGGCGCGGGTACATTCTTTGCGATCGTCTTCTTCTTCCTAGTAGCGATTGCGGCTTTATCTTCAGCAATTTCATTACTTGAGGTAAGTGTAGCTTACGCGATGCGCCAGTTTAGCTGGAACCGTAAAAAAGCAACGATTGTTGCAGGTGTGATTGTCACATTATTCGGGGTACCATCTGCTTTAAGTTATGGTGGACCATTAAGTGACTTCTTAATTTTCGGAATGCCGTTCTTAGATGCAGTTGATGCATTAACGGATCGTTATTTATTAGCGCTAGGTGGAATGATCAGTGCATTATTCGTTGGGTGGGGCTGGAATAAAGTTGACGCTCTACGTGAAACAGGGTTAACAGATACAACAATTGGAGCAATTTGGATTTGGTTTATTCGAATTGTTGCACCACTAGGTATTCTTTGGATTTTAATTTTGAACATTTTCTAA